In one Candidatus Nitronereus thalassa genomic region, the following are encoded:
- a CDS encoding VWA domain-containing protein, whose product MMEFAWPWVLVGLLLPFVVRYVLPRATPLKSESALRVPFYQAVTEGEGGHVLQKSSPLQSGIFWMAFLVWTCLVIAGARPQWVGDPIALPVSGRDVMLAVDLSGSMEIPDFALNGEKANRLQVVKEVAGEFIQRRKGDRLGLILFGSKAYLQTPLTFDRQTVQQMLRESAIGLAGKETAIGDALGLAVKRFQHQSQDHRILILLTDGSNTAGEVDPIQAAKLAAKEGIRIHAIGVGSDYMEMDTMFGTRVVNPASDLDEKTLSTIAELTGGVYFRARDTKGLETVYQQLDQIEPVITDTEYFRPITDLYVWPLGVAMMLSMLMSVRHLGLRNPFSKREKVESLSGASLSKVAIG is encoded by the coding sequence ATGATGGAGTTTGCCTGGCCCTGGGTGTTAGTCGGTTTGTTGCTTCCATTTGTGGTGAGGTATGTGCTTCCTCGTGCGACACCCCTGAAATCCGAATCTGCCCTTCGTGTTCCATTTTATCAAGCAGTCACGGAGGGGGAGGGCGGGCATGTTCTTCAGAAATCCTCTCCCCTACAATCTGGAATATTTTGGATGGCCTTCTTGGTGTGGACCTGTCTGGTGATCGCGGGGGCTCGACCGCAATGGGTGGGTGATCCCATTGCCTTACCAGTAAGTGGACGAGATGTCATGTTGGCGGTGGATCTTTCCGGCAGCATGGAAATTCCCGACTTTGCCTTGAATGGGGAAAAAGCCAATCGTTTGCAGGTGGTGAAAGAGGTGGCCGGAGAATTTATTCAACGTCGCAAGGGCGATCGCCTCGGTCTGATTTTGTTTGGATCGAAAGCCTATCTACAAACACCACTGACCTTTGACCGACAGACTGTCCAGCAAATGTTGCGAGAGAGCGCCATCGGTTTGGCGGGAAAAGAAACAGCCATTGGCGATGCGCTTGGATTGGCGGTGAAGCGGTTTCAACATCAATCCCAAGACCATCGCATCCTCATCTTGCTCACGGATGGATCCAACACCGCGGGAGAGGTGGATCCCATCCAAGCTGCGAAACTGGCGGCTAAGGAAGGTATTCGCATCCATGCCATTGGCGTGGGATCGGATTACATGGAAATGGACACGATGTTTGGGACGCGCGTGGTCAATCCAGCCAGTGACCTGGATGAAAAGACGTTGAGTACCATCGCAGAACTCACCGGAGGCGTCTACTTCCGTGCTCGCGATACGAAAGGGCTCGAGACGGTGTATCAACAACTGGATCAAATTGAGCCGGTGATTACAGACACAGAGTATTTTCGCCCTATTACGGATTTATATGTGTGGCCATTAGGGGTAGCGATGATGCTGTCAATGTTGATGTCGGTAAGGCATCTCGGTCTGCGCAATCCTTTTTCGAAACGGGAAAAAGTCGAATCATTGAGTGGAGCATCGTTGTCGAAGGTGGCAATTGGATGA